The following is a genomic window from Planifilum fulgidum.
GGGGATGAGGAGCAGAAGAAAAAAACGCTGGAAGGGCTTGAAAAGGCGAAGGGCTTCCTCCGGTCGGAAGCGGGGCGGCGTTTGGGCATTCGGAGGACCCCGGAAATCGTCTTCAAGTTGGATCATTCGATCGAGCACGGGCAACGGATTTCCAAGTTATTGGAAGAAGTGAAACGAAGTGAGCCGGATGAATGAATTCTTTCGGGAGGCAACCCGGTTCGTGTCCGAAGGGGAGCGGTATTTGGTGGTTTCCCATGTCGATCCGGACGGTGACGCAATCGGCTCCACGCTGGCGGTGGGACATCTGCTCCGCCTCCTGGGGAAGCGGGCGGTGATGGTGAACGCGTCTCCGGTTCCCGCAAAATACCGCGGACTTCCCGGGGCGGAAGAGATCGCAAGGCCGCAGGATCTCT
Proteins encoded in this region:
- the rbfA gene encoding 30S ribosome-binding factor RbfA; protein product: MTRIRAARVGEQLKKELSQLLQQELKDPRIGFVTITSVEMSRDLEHAKVFVSVMGDEEQKKKTLEGLEKAKGFLRSEAGRRLGIRRTPEIVFKLDHSIEHGQRISKLLEEVKRSEPDE